One segment of Gemmatimonadaceae bacterium DNA contains the following:
- a CDS encoding cytochrome c3 family protein, translating to MRPLSRRWLAALALAVLAGGALVAAPFGDSQPQERFPHTKHANLFPLCTTCHAGVVEPGQAMLPNPAGCASCHDGVVEQRVSWQPPAGPRGSNVRFTHDAHHRAVTARDPADSTLIRNCSECHTREGEPRMAVRHASSRRCLACHGLTEPHVDNPPAACAKCHVPLTDAPGVTAAEIAGFPKPRSHDAPDFRLGGHGKLAKATQGGGRVGIAASCATCHARNLCISCHVNAAESPVITALELDDRSPVFALLQPVPASHSRPDFLRTHGRDAERGTASCATCHTRESCMTCHASGAPSAVATLPTAGPNRAAGAQLVREPPPSHTRDFREKHGPEASARPRTCQTCHVRSMCLTCHRPDVGPQARYHPASFITRHPSAAYSRAASCSDCHNPAQFCQSCHQQAGVVATRRIGATGYHDAFRGFTFGHGQAARQSLESCASCHAERDCTACHSAVGGGFRFNPHGPGFNAARMRSKNPSLCIACHGTAIPTAR from the coding sequence ATGAGGCCGCTGAGCCGGAGATGGCTGGCCGCGCTGGCGCTCGCCGTGCTTGCCGGCGGCGCGCTCGTCGCCGCGCCTTTCGGCGATTCACAGCCGCAGGAGCGGTTCCCGCACACGAAGCACGCGAACCTCTTTCCGTTGTGCACAACATGTCACGCCGGCGTGGTCGAGCCGGGACAGGCCATGCTCCCCAATCCGGCTGGCTGCGCGTCGTGCCATGACGGTGTAGTCGAACAGCGAGTATCCTGGCAGCCGCCCGCCGGGCCGCGCGGCAGCAACGTGCGATTCACCCACGATGCGCATCACCGCGCGGTCACCGCGCGCGACCCGGCCGACAGCACGCTGATTCGAAACTGTTCCGAATGTCACACGCGGGAAGGGGAGCCGCGCATGGCCGTGCGGCACGCATCGTCCCGCCGGTGCCTGGCATGCCACGGACTTACCGAGCCGCATGTGGACAACCCTCCCGCCGCTTGCGCCAAGTGCCACGTGCCACTGACCGACGCGCCGGGCGTGACGGCCGCGGAGATCGCCGGCTTCCCCAAGCCACGCTCGCACGATGCGCCCGATTTCCGCCTGGGCGGGCACGGCAAGCTCGCGAAGGCGACGCAGGGCGGAGGCCGCGTAGGCATCGCGGCGAGCTGCGCCACCTGTCACGCGCGGAACCTGTGCATCTCCTGTCACGTCAACGCGGCCGAGTCGCCCGTGATCACGGCGCTGGAGCTGGACGACAGATCGCCGGTGTTCGCGTTGTTGCAGCCGGTTCCGGCCAGCCATTCGCGGCCGGATTTCCTTCGCACGCACGGGCGCGATGCGGAGCGGGGAACGGCGTCGTGCGCCACGTGCCACACCCGCGAGAGCTGCATGACCTGCCACGCGAGTGGCGCGCCCAGCGCGGTAGCGACGCTCCCAACCGCGGGGCCGAATCGCGCGGCCGGCGCGCAGCTCGTGCGCGAGCCGCCGCCAAGCCACACGCGGGATTTCAGGGAGAAGCACGGACCCGAAGCGAGCGCGCGGCCGCGCACGTGCCAGACGTGTCACGTTCGCTCGATGTGCCTCACCTGTCACCGTCCGGACGTCGGCCCGCAGGCGCGCTATCACCCGGCATCCTTCATCACCCGTCATCCCAGCGCGGCCTACTCACGCGCGGCCAGTTGCAGCGACTGCCACAACCCCGCGCAATTCTGCCAGAGCTGTCACCAGCAGGCTGGTGTAGTCGCGACGCGGCGAATCGGCGCGACCGGATATCACGACGCCTTCCGCGGCTTCACCTTCGGCCACGGCCAGGCCGCGCGACAGAGTCTCGAGTCGTGCGCCTCGTGTCACGCGGAGCGCGATTGCACCGCGTGCCATTCGGCCGTGGGCGGCGGCTTCCGCTTCAACCCGCACGGCCCCGGCTTCAACGCCGCCCGGATGCGGTCGAAGAACCCATCGCTGTGCATCGCGTGTCACGGTACCGCGATCCCGACCGCACGCTAG
- a CDS encoding molybdopterin-dependent oxidoreductase, whose translation MRSVERREFLKGIAAVSAATAGSALAPGTLLSATAGYSQDAESAIDWRKAPCRMCGVGCGLLIAIENGRAGAVKGNPASAVGKGLACAKGYYSVQALYGRDRIARAMIRRGPGLSEAPMSEALDLVAQRLRETIQRHGKDSVAIYGSAQWTIPDAYVASKLFKGGIGTNNVESSSRLYAASAMAGLQTSFGLDGAIGCYEDVEHADVFVLWDINLAETDPVLFSRMLDRRRRDRSVRIVDLTTRTTRTSYAADRSLLHRPHSGLALANAIAREIVARKWVDREFVDRHVAFKRGQTGIGHGLTDDALVADEAIAANWGDYESFLAPYTAERAQQISGLSAGDIRWLASLYGDRARKVMTVWGEEANRHSRGTWLNNVLYNIHLLVGKVASPGNAALSLHGQPSGGNAVHDAGSLTHTLPGGLVSSAADRRRAAAIWGIPADAIATRPTRTALPLFRALDRGDIRFLWIQATNPMVSLPNLSRYRRAAAKDGRFLVVSEAYPTPTSDAADVVLPAAMWLEREGIFANVERRAQHFEQIVAPPGEAMSDAWQMIEVARRMGLTRLFPWERRDHVARIWEEYRRFHTEDRSALPSISELRARPGVIWPLVVGRETKWRYNTAHDPAADRARGDFDFYGHADHRAWIWLRPHEPPAESPDRAYPFWLTVGAVLEHFGGGAMTQRIPTLHRSVPRAYLEMNREDANRLGIRNREMVRLASRRGAIEIEARIDYRSRPPRGQLFAPSFDEGVLVRQLMLDAFCPLSGQPDTTICAVRVERLGGRNVS comes from the coding sequence ATGAGAAGTGTCGAACGGAGAGAGTTCCTCAAGGGGATCGCCGCCGTCTCGGCCGCCACCGCCGGGTCGGCTTTGGCGCCGGGCACGCTGCTGTCCGCGACCGCCGGATACTCACAGGACGCGGAGTCTGCGATAGACTGGCGCAAGGCGCCCTGCCGGATGTGCGGCGTCGGCTGCGGGCTCCTCATTGCGATCGAGAACGGCCGCGCTGGGGCCGTCAAGGGAAACCCCGCCTCGGCGGTCGGCAAGGGGCTGGCGTGCGCGAAGGGCTACTACTCGGTGCAGGCATTGTACGGGCGGGATCGCATTGCTCGTGCCATGATCCGTCGCGGGCCCGGGCTGTCCGAAGCGCCTATGAGCGAGGCGTTGGATCTCGTGGCGCAGCGCCTGCGTGAGACCATTCAGCGCCACGGCAAGGACAGCGTCGCGATCTACGGCTCCGCGCAATGGACAATTCCGGACGCGTACGTCGCGTCCAAGCTGTTCAAGGGCGGAATCGGCACCAACAACGTCGAATCGAGCTCCCGCCTTTACGCGGCGAGCGCGATGGCCGGGCTCCAGACGAGCTTCGGTCTCGACGGCGCGATCGGCTGCTACGAGGACGTCGAACACGCCGACGTCTTCGTCCTCTGGGACATCAATCTCGCCGAAACCGATCCGGTCCTCTTTTCACGCATGCTCGACCGGAGGCGGCGCGACCGCTCGGTCCGAATCGTGGACCTCACTACCCGCACGACGCGGACGAGCTACGCCGCCGACCGCTCGCTCCTGCACAGGCCGCACTCGGGGCTGGCGCTCGCCAACGCGATAGCCCGCGAGATCGTCGCGCGCAAATGGGTCGACCGTGAGTTCGTCGACCGGCACGTCGCCTTCAAGCGCGGCCAGACAGGAATCGGCCACGGGCTCACCGACGACGCGCTGGTCGCGGACGAGGCGATCGCCGCGAACTGGGGCGACTACGAGTCGTTTCTCGCTCCGTACACCGCGGAGCGCGCCCAACAGATCTCCGGCCTCAGCGCGGGCGATATCCGCTGGCTGGCCTCGCTGTACGGCGACCGCGCGCGCAAGGTGATGACGGTGTGGGGCGAGGAGGCGAACCGGCATTCCCGCGGCACCTGGCTGAACAACGTGCTGTACAACATCCATCTCCTCGTCGGCAAGGTCGCGTCGCCCGGGAACGCCGCGCTGAGCCTCCACGGCCAGCCGAGCGGTGGGAACGCCGTACACGACGCGGGCTCGCTGACCCACACGCTTCCGGGCGGGCTGGTCTCGAGCGCGGCCGACCGCCGCCGGGCCGCCGCGATCTGGGGCATTCCCGCCGACGCGATAGCCACCCGCCCCACGCGCACCGCCCTGCCGCTGTTCCGCGCGCTCGATCGGGGGGACATTCGCTTCCTGTGGATACAGGCCACCAACCCCATGGTGAGCCTGCCCAATCTGAGCCGGTACCGCCGCGCGGCCGCGAAGGACGGCCGCTTTCTAGTGGTATCGGAGGCGTATCCGACGCCCACGAGCGACGCGGCGGACGTCGTGCTTCCGGCGGCGATGTGGCTGGAGCGCGAGGGGATCTTCGCCAACGTCGAGCGCCGGGCACAGCACTTCGAGCAGATCGTCGCTCCGCCGGGCGAGGCGATGAGCGACGCGTGGCAGATGATCGAGGTCGCCCGGCGGATGGGGCTCACGCGGCTCTTTCCCTGGGAGCGGCGCGATCACGTCGCCAGGATATGGGAGGAGTACCGCCGGTTCCACACCGAGGACCGCAGCGCGCTTCCCTCGATCTCCGAGCTGCGCGCGCGTCCCGGCGTGATCTGGCCGCTCGTCGTTGGGCGCGAGACGAAATGGCGGTACAACACGGCGCACGACCCGGCGGCGGACCGCGCGCGCGGCGACTTCGACTTCTACGGCCACGCCGACCACCGGGCCTGGATCTGGCTGCGCCCGCACGAGCCGCCGGCGGAATCGCCCGACCGCGCGTACCCGTTCTGGCTCACAGTGGGCGCGGTGCTCGAGCACTTCGGCGGCGGTGCTATGACGCAGCGGATCCCGACGCTCCATCGCTCCGTGCCGCGGGCGTATCTCGAGATGAATCGGGAAGACGCGAACCGGCTCGGAATACGGAACCGGGAGATGGTCAGGCTGGCGAGTCGGCGCGGGGCGATAGAAATCGAGGCGCGCATCGACTACCGCTCGCGGCCTCCGCGTGGTCAGCTTTTCGCGCCGTCGTTCGACGAGGGCGTCCTGGTAAGGCAGCTGATGCTGGATGCGTTCTGCCCGCTCTCGGGGCAACCGGACACCACCATCTGCGCGGTGCGCGTCGAGCGGCTGGGCGGAAGGAATGTCTCGTGA
- a CDS encoding cytochrome c3 family protein: MSHLVRNLRSTLTRIPSVPSLAAAVIVLAAAGCSGDNVVFRDRAPFNPPPDAASGFLGYYDADTKQTTCGNCHSGFQASWVTTAHASAHATLEASSAKQDFCYSCHTVTGKGNVVGGTTAGYDKVKVDTYNDVQCESCHGPGLQHVEGVSQGTLVRPLAKLSMTGSGNCGDCHSGVHQPFAEEWKESRHAFVDPSRASRESCLGCHDGRGALARFGEDGNYVEKDVATAYQPTTCAVCHDPHGSANTKQLRFSISAADPELNLCMRCHLRVAVPELTGYAATRPHAPQGAMLLGFAGWRPPGFQYDTARIFGSHATTKNPRLCAGCHVNSFTVTDKATGAFAFQSTGHLMRPVPCLDATGKPTADKTCAYTSTARTWQSCTASGCHGSAEVAANIFNDSRALMKSFTDQLWADLDHSHYLEATPRDAGMLATLKATRPGEWSNTDNMTTPAEGAEFNARLCGEYDQSNSDNSKGVHNPFLCRALLIATINYVRSYYSLPGPSLAEQRSLNRINDPEFLQAVQLSRRTPGR; this comes from the coding sequence ATGAGTCACTTGGTGCGCAATCTTCGATCGACGCTCACGCGCATTCCCTCTGTTCCTTCGCTCGCCGCGGCTGTCATCGTCCTCGCGGCCGCCGGCTGCTCCGGCGACAACGTGGTCTTCCGCGACCGGGCGCCGTTCAATCCGCCGCCCGATGCCGCATCCGGCTTCCTCGGCTACTACGATGCCGACACGAAGCAGACGACGTGTGGCAACTGTCACTCCGGTTTCCAGGCGAGCTGGGTTACGACCGCGCACGCGAGTGCGCACGCCACGCTCGAGGCTTCTTCGGCGAAGCAGGATTTCTGCTACAGCTGCCACACGGTCACCGGCAAGGGGAACGTCGTTGGTGGAACCACCGCCGGATACGACAAGGTGAAGGTGGACACGTACAACGACGTTCAGTGCGAGAGCTGCCATGGCCCCGGCCTGCAGCACGTCGAAGGCGTGAGCCAGGGAACGCTCGTACGGCCGCTCGCGAAGCTGAGCATGACAGGCAGCGGCAACTGCGGCGACTGCCACTCCGGAGTACACCAGCCGTTCGCGGAGGAATGGAAGGAATCGCGACACGCCTTTGTCGACCCTTCGCGCGCATCCAGGGAAAGCTGCCTGGGCTGTCATGACGGACGCGGCGCGCTGGCGCGGTTCGGCGAAGACGGCAACTATGTGGAAAAGGATGTCGCAACAGCGTATCAGCCTACGACCTGCGCCGTCTGCCACGACCCGCACGGCTCGGCCAATACGAAGCAGCTGCGGTTTTCGATCAGCGCGGCGGATCCCGAGTTGAACCTCTGCATGCGCTGTCACCTGCGGGTCGCCGTGCCGGAGCTGACTGGTTACGCCGCAACGCGACCACACGCCCCGCAAGGCGCCATGCTGCTCGGCTTTGCCGGCTGGCGTCCCCCGGGGTTCCAGTACGACACGGCGCGGATCTTCGGGTCGCACGCTACGACCAAGAATCCGAGACTGTGCGCCGGCTGCCATGTCAACAGCTTCACCGTCACCGACAAGGCGACGGGAGCGTTCGCCTTCCAATCGACCGGTCACCTGATGCGCCCGGTTCCCTGTCTCGACGCGACCGGCAAGCCGACGGCCGACAAGACCTGCGCATATACCTCGACGGCCCGAACGTGGCAGAGCTGCACGGCCTCCGGATGTCACGGGAGCGCTGAGGTAGCCGCGAACATCTTCAATGACTCCCGCGCGCTTATGAAGTCCTTCACGGACCAGCTCTGGGCGGATCTGGACCACAGCCATTACCTCGAGGCCACCCCCAGGGACGCCGGCATGCTGGCAACGTTGAAGGCGACGCGCCCGGGCGAGTGGAGCAACACCGATAACATGACCACGCCGGCCGAAGGAGCCGAATTCAACGCCCGGTTGTGCGGCGAGTACGACCAGTCGAACAGCGACAACTCGAAAGGCGTGCACAATCCCTTCTTGTGTCGGGCCTTGCTCATCGCCACTATCAACTACGTACGATCGTACTACTCGCTGCCCGGGCCGTCCCTCGCCGAGCAGCGCAGCCTCAACCGGATCAATGACCCAGAATTTCTCCAGGCGGTGCAGCTTTCTCGCAGGACGCCGGGAAGGTAA